The following are from one region of the Thermococcus cleftensis genome:
- the mrtA gene encoding CPBP family archaeomyxosortase MrtA: protein MRLKNNPYALYLLSLPFILAVRYSGGDLFSWAVYNTLFYFALPLVLAYALGFERGELGVRVGALKEYRWALLLFIASLPLSIYGATLPEMKAYYPIFDFSGPLDFLLKELAVGAIMFAHEAFYRGILLFPLARRNEWLGILAQDVPYALVHIGKPGIEVPYSFVAGIVFAKLDLRAGSFLPSFLLHWLGAVLFDVLCVLL, encoded by the coding sequence ATGCGGCTTAAGAACAACCCCTACGCTCTCTACCTCCTCTCGCTCCCCTTTATCCTCGCCGTCAGGTACAGCGGCGGTGACCTTTTTAGCTGGGCGGTTTACAACACCCTCTTCTACTTCGCCCTTCCCCTAGTCTTGGCGTATGCCCTAGGCTTCGAACGGGGGGAGCTGGGGGTTCGAGTGGGGGCCCTTAAAGAGTACCGCTGGGCCCTGCTCCTCTTCATCGCCTCCCTGCCCCTGAGCATTTACGGGGCAACGCTGCCGGAGATGAAAGCCTACTACCCGATATTCGACTTCTCCGGCCCCCTGGACTTCCTGCTCAAGGAGCTGGCGGTAGGGGCGATAATGTTCGCCCACGAGGCATTTTACAGGGGGATACTTCTGTTCCCTCTCGCCAGGAGAAACGAGTGGCTCGGCATACTCGCCCAGGACGTCCCGTACGCCCTCGTCCACATCGGAAAGCCGGGCATAGAGGTTCCCTATTCGTTCGTGGCGGGAATAGTCTTCGCCAAACTCGACCTTCGGGCCGGGAGCTTTCTCCCCAGCTTTCTCCTCCACTGGCTCGGGGCGGTGCTCTTCGACGTCCTATGTGTCCTCCTATGA
- a CDS encoding metal ABC transporter solute-binding protein, Zn/Mn family translates to MRAGRIAVVILTAMMLVGALVPLSRASPESPLVVTSIAPLAAIVGDAFGDSVEVVYLIPPGADPHEYQLTAGQIELLGKASVIVTTGGHLPVEKKIAELIDEGTITGEALFLDDYRREGFRYLPEYWYNNKDNPHGVWLDPTNALAIARATEKALEKANPSGAELYRARYRDFESRVRAIVEAYRALVEGNKTAVIQMPPDQYAIEWLGIKATAAIKPEEEVPAIGVDDLVPAAEGADLIVYARDSPDQMKDAARELAAKSGKPLAEITVFWSDRPYTEVLVENSAAVLKALGGEKPETGPVQREDVGRYVLVSLVVGLVLGTALGVVLKK, encoded by the coding sequence ATGAGGGCGGGAAGGATTGCAGTGGTTATTCTCACCGCGATGATGTTGGTGGGCGCGCTCGTCCCCCTGTCCCGGGCATCACCCGAAAGCCCCCTGGTGGTGACGAGCATAGCCCCCCTCGCCGCGATAGTCGGGGACGCCTTCGGAGACTCCGTTGAGGTCGTCTACCTCATTCCTCCCGGGGCGGATCCGCACGAGTACCAGCTGACCGCGGGCCAGATAGAGCTCCTCGGAAAGGCCAGTGTTATAGTGACGACCGGCGGCCACCTGCCCGTGGAGAAGAAGATAGCCGAACTGATTGATGAGGGAACAATAACCGGGGAGGCGCTTTTCCTCGACGACTACAGGCGCGAGGGCTTCCGCTATCTCCCCGAGTACTGGTACAACAACAAAGACAATCCCCACGGGGTCTGGCTTGACCCCACCAACGCGCTGGCCATAGCGCGGGCAACCGAGAAGGCGCTCGAGAAGGCTAACCCCTCCGGAGCCGAGCTTTACAGGGCAAGGTACCGGGACTTCGAGAGCAGGGTTAGGGCGATAGTGGAAGCCTACAGGGCGCTGGTTGAGGGCAACAAAACCGCGGTCATTCAGATGCCCCCTGACCAGTACGCCATCGAGTGGCTTGGAATAAAGGCAACCGCCGCCATAAAGCCCGAGGAGGAGGTTCCGGCGATAGGTGTGGACGACCTCGTGCCAGCGGCCGAGGGAGCGGATCTCATAGTCTACGCCAGGGACAGCCCGGACCAGATGAAGGACGCGGCGAGGGAGCTGGCGGCAAAGAGCGGAAAGCCACTGGCAGAGATAACGGTCTTCTGGAGCGACAGGCCCTACACGGAAGTGCTGGTTGAGAACAGCGCAGCTGTTCTTAAGGCGCTGGGCGGAGAAAAGCCCGAAACGGGGCCCGTCCAGAGGGAGGACGTTGGGCGATACGTGCTGGTCTCCCTCGTGGTGGGGCTCGTCCTCGGGACGGCCCTGGGGGTGGTTCTGAAGAAGTGA
- a CDS encoding FKBP-type peptidyl-prolyl cis-trans isomerase yields the protein MMKVQKGDVIRLHYTGRVKETGEIFDTTHEEVAKEAGIYSEKGIYGPVPIAVGAGHVLKGLDEQLEGLEVGKKYEIIVPPEKGFGKRDPKLIKTFTLGQFRRQGILPFPGMPIEIETEGGRKLKGKVLTVSGGRVRVDFNHPYSGKHLVYEVEVVEKIEDPIEKVKALIELRMPMVDPEKVVIEVGEKDVTVDFSNADLDKNTLVLGEILLESDLKFIGYEEVTFKPSVEELLKPPEETSEEETEVIELEEEVSEPLVEKTEEKEETEEKTEEVKEDKIEVEEKAEEQEEKAEKSEEPEESKEKAEEKPKKTKKTTRKSTKGRKTRRTTTKKTTSKKKTKAAEEKESKEE from the coding sequence ATGATGAAGGTTCAGAAGGGAGACGTCATAAGGCTTCACTACACCGGAAGGGTCAAGGAGACCGGTGAGATATTCGACACCACTCACGAGGAGGTCGCCAAGGAGGCCGGGATATACAGCGAGAAGGGCATATACGGTCCGGTTCCGATAGCCGTCGGAGCTGGCCACGTCCTCAAGGGCCTCGACGAGCAGCTGGAAGGCCTTGAGGTTGGCAAGAAGTACGAGATAATCGTCCCGCCCGAGAAGGGCTTCGGAAAGCGCGACCCCAAGCTCATCAAGACCTTCACCCTCGGACAGTTCAGGAGGCAGGGCATACTTCCCTTCCCGGGAATGCCGATTGAAATAGAAACCGAGGGCGGCAGGAAGCTCAAGGGGAAGGTTCTGACGGTCAGCGGGGGCAGGGTTAGGGTCGATTTCAACCACCCCTACTCGGGCAAGCACCTGGTTTACGAGGTCGAGGTCGTTGAAAAGATTGAGGATCCGATAGAGAAGGTGAAGGCCCTCATAGAGCTCCGCATGCCGATGGTCGACCCAGAGAAGGTGGTCATCGAGGTCGGCGAGAAGGACGTCACCGTCGATTTCAGCAACGCCGATCTGGACAAGAACACCCTCGTCCTCGGCGAGATACTCCTCGAGAGCGACCTCAAGTTCATAGGCTACGAGGAGGTAACCTTCAAGCCCTCCGTTGAGGAGCTTCTCAAGCCGCCGGAGGAGACCTCAGAGGAGGAAACTGAGGTCATAGAGCTCGAGGAGGAAGTCAGCGAGCCGCTCGTCGAGAAGACCGAGGAAAAGGAAGAGACCGAAGAGAAGACCGAGGAAGTCAAGGAGGATAAGATAGAGGTCGAGGAGAAAGCTGAAGAGCAGGAGGAGAAGGCTGAGAAGTCAGAGGAGCCAGAGGAGTCCAAGGAGAAGGCCGAGGAAAAGCCCAAGAAGACCAAGAAAACCACCAGAAAGAGCACCAAGGGCAGGAAGACCAGGAGAACCACCACCAAGAAGACCACCAGCAAGAAGAAGACCAAGGCGGCCGAGGAGAAGGAGTCCAAGGAGGAGTGA
- a CDS encoding sulfide-dependent adenosine diphosphate thiazole synthase, which yields MMREMEISRAIIEAYTAELLESLSLDVAIVGAGPSGMVAGYYLAKGGAKVAIFEKKLSIGGGIWGGAMGFNRIVVQEEAREILDEFGITYRPFRNGLYVADAIETATTIASKAVKAGVRFFNMIEVEDLVLKENRVAGIVINWTPVLMTGLHVDPLTVGAKFVIDSTGHGAQISQHLVKRGLLKVPGEGPMWAERGEELTVKHTGEIFPGLYVTGMAANAIAGAPRMGPIFGGMFLSGRKAALEILEKLG from the coding sequence ATGATGAGGGAGATGGAGATAAGCAGGGCGATAATCGAGGCCTACACGGCCGAGCTTCTCGAAAGCCTGAGCCTCGACGTCGCTATTGTGGGCGCGGGTCCTTCAGGAATGGTCGCCGGCTACTACCTCGCCAAAGGCGGTGCAAAGGTGGCAATCTTCGAGAAGAAGCTCTCCATCGGCGGCGGAATCTGGGGCGGCGCGATGGGCTTCAACAGGATAGTCGTCCAGGAGGAAGCCAGAGAAATCCTCGACGAGTTCGGGATAACTTACAGGCCCTTCAGGAACGGCCTCTACGTTGCCGATGCCATCGAGACGGCAACGACGATAGCGAGCAAGGCTGTAAAGGCCGGCGTGAGGTTCTTCAACATGATAGAGGTCGAGGATCTGGTTCTGAAGGAGAACCGCGTGGCCGGGATAGTAATCAACTGGACGCCGGTTCTCATGACGGGCCTCCACGTGGACCCGCTCACCGTCGGGGCGAAGTTTGTAATCGACTCAACCGGTCACGGGGCGCAGATAAGCCAGCACCTCGTTAAGAGGGGCCTGCTCAAGGTTCCTGGAGAGGGCCCGATGTGGGCCGAGAGGGGCGAGGAGCTCACGGTCAAGCACACGGGGGAAATCTTCCCCGGTCTCTACGTCACTGGAATGGCCGCTAACGCGATAGCCGGTGCCCCGAGAATGGGCCCGATATTCGGCGGAATGTTCCTCAGCGGGAGGAAAGCGGCCCTCGAAATCCTCGAAAAGCTGGGGTGA
- the cysS gene encoding cysteine--tRNA ligase → MAIRVYNTLTRQKEEFRPLREGEVRMYVCGPTVYDYTHLGHARTYVAFDVIRRYLEHRGYTVLMVMNFTDIDDKIIKRANETGEDPKELAERFLRYFLEDMRALKVKPADIYPRVTEHMEDIIEFVRKLQEKGYAYEGSDGVYFEVRKFKDYGKLSKIKLEDLVKGARVEPGEGKRNPEDFALWKKAKPGEPKWSSPWGEGRPGWHIECSTMSTKYLGESFDIHGGGNDLIFPHHENEIAQSEACTGHEWVRYWLHTGFLMVNGEKMSKSLGNFVTIREMLERYDPEVIRLFILQRHYRSPLDYTEEGMEHAKNNLERLYNTLENIRVAMERAEISFRWEKLEFEAYEAIRDAGRKFYEAMDDDFNTAEALKAVFEASNAVNRYLTEVETPKESVLRKAWEFFRIVSEVFGIFEDYFREQRAGEEEELIRLLIDVRAQLRKERNFALADRIRDELRNLGIQLEDTPQGTVWKRIRV, encoded by the coding sequence ATGGCCATAAGAGTGTACAACACCCTCACGAGGCAGAAGGAGGAGTTCAGGCCGCTCCGCGAGGGCGAGGTCAGGATGTACGTCTGCGGGCCTACGGTTTACGATTACACCCACCTCGGCCACGCGAGGACCTACGTCGCCTTCGACGTCATCAGGCGCTATCTCGAGCACAGGGGCTACACCGTTCTCATGGTGATGAACTTCACGGACATAGACGACAAGATCATCAAGCGCGCGAATGAGACCGGCGAGGACCCGAAGGAGCTGGCCGAGAGGTTCCTGCGCTACTTCCTCGAGGACATGAGGGCTTTAAAGGTCAAGCCGGCCGACATATACCCGCGCGTCACCGAGCACATGGAGGACATCATAGAGTTCGTCAGGAAGCTCCAGGAGAAGGGCTACGCCTACGAAGGCTCTGACGGCGTTTACTTCGAGGTCAGGAAGTTCAAGGACTACGGCAAGCTGAGCAAGATAAAGCTGGAGGATCTCGTGAAGGGCGCACGCGTCGAACCCGGGGAGGGCAAGAGGAACCCCGAGGACTTTGCCCTCTGGAAGAAGGCTAAACCGGGCGAGCCGAAGTGGTCCTCACCGTGGGGCGAGGGGAGGCCGGGCTGGCACATAGAGTGCTCCACGATGAGCACCAAGTACCTCGGCGAGAGCTTCGACATTCACGGCGGCGGCAACGACCTCATCTTCCCGCACCACGAGAACGAGATAGCCCAGAGCGAGGCCTGCACCGGCCACGAGTGGGTTCGCTACTGGCTCCACACGGGATTCCTGATGGTGAACGGCGAGAAGATGAGCAAGAGCCTCGGTAACTTCGTGACTATTAGAGAAATGCTCGAGCGCTACGACCCCGAGGTGATAAGGCTTTTCATTCTCCAGAGGCACTACCGCTCACCCCTCGACTACACGGAGGAGGGCATGGAGCACGCGAAGAACAACCTCGAGAGGCTCTACAACACCCTCGAGAACATTCGCGTGGCGATGGAGAGGGCAGAGATTTCCTTCCGCTGGGAAAAGCTGGAGTTCGAGGCCTACGAGGCCATAAGGGACGCGGGGAGGAAGTTCTACGAGGCGATGGACGACGATTTCAACACGGCCGAAGCTTTAAAGGCCGTCTTCGAGGCGAGCAACGCGGTGAACCGCTACCTCACAGAGGTCGAGACCCCGAAGGAGAGCGTGCTGAGGAAGGCATGGGAGTTCTTCAGAATCGTTAGCGAGGTCTTCGGCATCTTCGAGGACTACTTCAGGGAGCAGAGGGCGGGCGAGGAGGAAGAGCTGATAAGGCTCCTCATAGATGTCCGTGCCCAGCTGAGGAAGGAGAGGAACTTCGCCCTGGCGGACAGAATCAGGGACGAACTCAGGAACCTTGGAATCCAACTCGAGGACACACCACAGGGGACTGTCTGGAAGAGGATCCGGGTTTGA
- the thiD gene encoding bifunctional hydroxymethylpyrimidine kinase/phosphomethylpyrimidine kinase, whose protein sequence is MAVLIVAGLDTGGGAGIKADIETVSALGEHPLPILTAVTYQNPERVSGYFPLPAEALRDQIRAVRGHFDIKAVKVGMLGSGGIAKVVAKETEDLTRVFDPVMASSTGERLIDDIGSLKVLVKGSIVTPNVPEAEALSGLKIHSLEDMRESARIIAQTLKAEAVIVKGGHLNLTDVLYWNGEFFEFPGERVDGFTHGTGCAFSSALAAFLAKGLELPEAVERAKRFVEGAIRFSKAEAKAVNPLWEFQRDAHRWRAREELERAVQELVKFGEKLNPHVPEVGTNFALATALGEVFAVKGRIVRYGKTVKPVGPIELNASDHLRRALLKMREFYPEVRAVLNLRYSGKLVERAERLGFVVSFYDRREEPEEVKRAERGTMEWGIETAVRRAGKRPDVIYHLGDWGKEPMILIFGRDAREVVERVRVLLSPSPR, encoded by the coding sequence ATGGCCGTTTTGATTGTAGCAGGCCTCGACACCGGCGGGGGAGCGGGCATTAAAGCCGACATCGAGACGGTCTCGGCTCTGGGTGAGCATCCACTGCCGATTCTCACAGCGGTCACCTACCAGAACCCCGAGAGGGTTTCCGGCTATTTTCCCCTACCAGCGGAGGCCTTGAGGGACCAGATACGGGCCGTTAGGGGGCACTTTGATATTAAGGCAGTCAAAGTGGGCATGCTCGGGAGCGGGGGGATAGCCAAGGTCGTTGCCAAGGAAACGGAGGACTTAACGAGGGTCTTCGATCCGGTGATGGCTTCGAGCACCGGTGAGAGGCTCATCGACGACATCGGGTCGCTCAAGGTTCTCGTGAAGGGCTCAATAGTCACCCCCAACGTTCCGGAGGCCGAAGCTCTAAGCGGTCTTAAAATCCACTCCCTCGAGGACATGAGGGAATCGGCGAGGATCATAGCCCAAACTCTGAAGGCCGAGGCGGTGATCGTCAAAGGCGGCCACCTGAACCTAACCGACGTCCTCTACTGGAACGGGGAGTTCTTCGAGTTTCCTGGGGAAAGGGTTGATGGCTTCACCCACGGGACGGGCTGTGCCTTCTCCTCGGCTTTGGCCGCTTTTCTGGCGAAGGGCCTTGAGCTTCCAGAGGCGGTGGAAAGGGCCAAACGCTTCGTTGAAGGTGCTATAAGGTTCTCAAAGGCCGAGGCAAAGGCCGTCAATCCCCTCTGGGAGTTCCAGAGAGACGCCCACCGCTGGAGGGCCAGGGAAGAGCTTGAAAGGGCAGTTCAAGAACTCGTGAAGTTCGGCGAAAAACTCAACCCTCACGTTCCGGAGGTGGGCACTAACTTCGCGCTGGCGACTGCCCTTGGAGAGGTCTTCGCGGTGAAGGGCAGGATCGTCCGCTACGGGAAAACGGTTAAGCCCGTGGGCCCGATTGAGCTGAACGCCAGCGACCATCTGAGGAGGGCTTTGCTCAAGATGCGCGAGTTCTACCCCGAGGTAAGGGCCGTCCTGAACCTGCGCTACTCCGGGAAGCTGGTGGAGAGGGCTGAACGGCTTGGCTTTGTCGTTTCATTCTACGACAGGAGGGAGGAGCCCGAGGAGGTTAAGAGGGCCGAGAGAGGAACGATGGAATGGGGCATAGAGACTGCCGTAAGAAGGGCAGGAAAAAGGCCGGACGTAATCTACCACCTCGGGGACTGGGGCAAGGAGCCGATGATCCTGATCTTCGGGCGGGACGCGCGGGAGGTGGTGGAGAGAGTCAGGGTTCTCCTTTCTCCCTCTCCTCGATGA
- a CDS encoding phosphoribosyltransferase, which produces MKKFPAYLASWEDIERWAKEGAWKVLEDGWRPDVIVGLARGGWVPARLYCDYLGVKDLVSLKVEHWGVTATPDGKAKLRYGTSYDLSGKKVLIVDDISDTGESLTLAKNYIEGKGPAEIRVATLLTIKGSRFKPDYYGEEIDWAWIVFPWNFVEDMINLVGNLLEEKEALTTDEIIELFRELHGMEVPKGRLEEALRMAERRKVFKFREGKWRKA; this is translated from the coding sequence ATGAAGAAGTTTCCGGCGTATCTCGCTTCTTGGGAGGACATAGAAAGATGGGCCAAGGAAGGTGCATGGAAGGTTCTAGAGGACGGCTGGAGGCCAGACGTCATAGTCGGCCTCGCCCGCGGCGGCTGGGTTCCGGCGAGGCTCTACTGCGACTACCTCGGCGTCAAGGACCTGGTTAGCCTCAAGGTCGAGCACTGGGGGGTCACGGCTACCCCTGACGGCAAGGCAAAGCTCAGGTACGGCACCAGCTACGACCTTAGCGGCAAGAAGGTCCTCATCGTCGACGACATCAGTGACACGGGCGAGAGCCTGACGCTCGCCAAGAACTACATCGAGGGCAAGGGGCCCGCTGAGATAAGGGTCGCCACGCTCCTCACGATCAAGGGCTCCCGCTTCAAGCCGGACTACTACGGCGAGGAGATCGACTGGGCGTGGATAGTCTTCCCGTGGAACTTCGTCGAGGACATGATCAACCTCGTTGGCAACCTCCTTGAGGAGAAGGAAGCTTTGACCACTGATGAAATCATCGAACTGTTCAGGGAGCTTCACGGCATGGAGGTGCCTAAGGGCAGGCTGGAGGAAGCCCTCCGCATGGCGGAGCGCAGGAAGGTTTTTAAGTTCAGGGAAGGCAAGTGGCGCAAAGCCTGA
- the thiC gene encoding phosphomethylpyrimidine synthase ThiC: protein MTQLEEAKRGVITEEMKFIAEREGISPEKLRRSVAKGHTVIFRNVRHDWVRPVAVGNVVRVKVNANIGTSRDIVDVRAEIEKAKVAVKYGADTIMDLSTGGDLDSIRKAIMHAVDVPIGTVPIYQAAEEMLAKGKAIIEMSEDDMWRAVERHFRDGVDYTTIHVGVTKEVVEKMKRTKRIVGMVSRGGTFLAAWILHWGEENPFYRDYNYLLELAREYDVVLSLGDGLRPGGLPDAGDELQMAELYTLGRLVKKAREAGVQTMVEGPGHVPIDQIPAQVKLAKVATDNAPFYVLGPIVTDIFPGYDHITAAIGGAIAALNGADFLCYVTPAEHLGLPTVEHVREGVIAARIAAHAVNLTRFEADFRKDYLMSVARGRLDWAKQFELSGDREMFVEIRKERPTKTEACSMCGDLCAIKLIQEMLRKG, encoded by the coding sequence ATGACCCAGCTTGAGGAGGCCAAACGCGGGGTAATCACGGAGGAGATGAAGTTCATCGCCGAGAGGGAGGGGATAAGCCCCGAAAAGCTCAGGAGGAGCGTGGCGAAAGGACACACCGTCATCTTCCGCAACGTCCGCCACGACTGGGTAAGGCCGGTCGCGGTTGGCAATGTCGTTCGCGTCAAGGTGAACGCCAACATAGGCACCTCCCGCGACATCGTCGATGTCAGGGCCGAGATAGAGAAGGCCAAGGTGGCCGTCAAGTACGGCGCCGACACGATAATGGACCTCTCCACCGGCGGTGACCTCGACTCCATAAGGAAGGCCATAATGCACGCCGTCGATGTGCCAATAGGGACGGTTCCAATCTACCAGGCCGCCGAGGAGATGCTCGCTAAAGGAAAGGCGATCATTGAGATGAGCGAGGACGACATGTGGAGGGCCGTTGAGAGGCACTTCCGGGACGGCGTTGACTACACGACGATACACGTTGGAGTAACCAAGGAAGTCGTCGAGAAGATGAAGAGGACGAAGAGGATCGTCGGCATGGTCTCGCGCGGCGGGACTTTTCTGGCGGCGTGGATACTCCACTGGGGCGAGGAGAACCCGTTTTACAGGGACTACAACTACCTCCTAGAGCTCGCTAGGGAGTACGACGTCGTTCTCAGCCTCGGCGACGGGCTTAGACCGGGTGGACTTCCCGATGCCGGCGACGAGCTTCAGATGGCGGAACTCTACACCCTCGGGAGGCTCGTTAAAAAAGCCAGGGAAGCCGGCGTTCAGACAATGGTCGAGGGGCCGGGCCACGTGCCCATAGACCAGATACCGGCGCAGGTGAAGCTCGCGAAAGTTGCCACGGACAACGCGCCCTTCTACGTCCTGGGTCCAATAGTTACCGACATCTTCCCGGGCTACGACCACATTACCGCGGCCATAGGAGGGGCGATAGCCGCTCTAAACGGGGCTGACTTCCTCTGCTACGTAACGCCCGCTGAGCACCTCGGACTTCCGACGGTCGAGCACGTTCGCGAGGGGGTCATAGCTGCCAGAATAGCGGCCCACGCCGTAAACCTGACCCGCTTTGAGGCGGATTTTAGAAAGGACTACCTCATGAGCGTCGCGAGGGGAAGGCTCGACTGGGCGAAGCAGTTCGAGCTGAGCGGGGACAGGGAGATGTTCGTCGAGATAAGGAAGGAAAGGCCGACTAAAACAGAGGCCTGCTCGATGTGCGGCGACCTCTGCGCGATAAAGCTTATCCAAGAGATGCTCCGGAAGGGGTGA
- a CDS encoding heparan-alpha-glucosaminide N-acetyltransferase, with amino-acid sequence MLGAEVYLKGRYWEVDLLRGIGITMMVVSNFVTDLWLFLNYSGHRTFWFAFAVTTASIFVFTSGLSFWISYSRAIKRNPQPYRKYFRRFIKLFGLGMLITLVTSLLPGRMTIHFGILHFLGVATLLAIPFHRFGRKNLFWAFFFLLSYSLVRNLHDGLLLLPLGITPEDYFAPDYFPIFPWFGVYLLGMTAGSVFYPTGERKVRLPTPENPLVHLVTFAGRHTLAIYLLHQPVLVALLRLIHGPIPGLPI; translated from the coding sequence ATGCTCGGCGCCGAAGTGTACCTGAAGGGCCGGTACTGGGAGGTTGATCTCCTGCGCGGTATCGGAATAACGATGATGGTGGTCTCAAACTTTGTCACAGACCTCTGGCTCTTCCTCAACTACTCCGGGCACCGTACGTTCTGGTTCGCCTTCGCAGTCACCACCGCCTCGATATTCGTCTTCACATCGGGCCTCTCATTCTGGATAAGCTATTCCCGAGCGATAAAGAGAAACCCCCAACCATACAGGAAGTATTTCCGGCGCTTTATCAAGCTCTTCGGCCTTGGCATGCTCATAACCCTGGTCACCTCACTCCTCCCGGGCAGAATGACGATTCACTTTGGAATCCTCCACTTCCTCGGCGTGGCTACGCTCCTGGCTATCCCATTTCACCGGTTCGGGAGAAAGAACCTTTTCTGGGCCTTCTTTTTCCTCCTTAGCTATTCCCTGGTAAGGAACCTCCACGACGGCCTGCTCCTCCTTCCCCTGGGCATCACGCCCGAGGACTACTTCGCTCCCGACTACTTCCCGATCTTCCCCTGGTTTGGAGTTTACCTACTCGGAATGACCGCGGGGAGCGTTTTCTATCCCACCGGCGAGAGGAAGGTCCGCCTGCCCACGCCGGAGAATCCGCTGGTTCATCTCGTAACCTTCGCCGGGAGACACACCTTGGCGATCTACCTCCTCCATCAGCCTGTTCTCGTGGCCCTGCTTAGACTTATCCACGGCCCGATTCCGGGGCTTCCAATATAA
- a CDS encoding DUF4932 domain-containing protein encodes MKRLWALIILALLIATTAPQAAGYNVTGKVSVEISPNSELLSVVYYLAFGRGDPFVIDRGGYLDEVDRYFAPYRNHRAVQMLREHLENTSSISERDLRLFYTEYYLLLCTEPPELQPWGNIDDPWTLDFIEALRDFARESDFMTFYRTHQDYYWEDLGIYTNALSLLPPDEFMGRYTDVSNVRFEFLHPFLVAIHGHSFNPLRDGVQIYGAGGMVPLVRRDPQRTAWSYKTARDTMFGLPLNRDYVNNTGLDELIYLGFVYHELGHDITLPGLYASYGDTYSLAYLEDTIEEDMPYLARYDIHFWDRTGMIYEGFADGWLDFALSNVDPDYAALAVWLQRAWGEFWIDEVLQLYRKYTAMSVQNSVPLGEYVDEMLVDLRTMIPPDKAWELYSERVPVTPLRAFDRGAVEGEVIVVYGTQNPDPSGVERDRETAEAIAENLRVFYSQWDGTVEVSIKADVNVTGDDLGSNLVLVGGPYSNSLVDELDERFPLRFVPVGSDRWVLEKSPDWEVHSYVLTGDEEDPVITGDLGSITGTAVIMAVRNPYNRANYIVWVAGENRNLTALFQNPTYYLSSYEIWSEKGIEMGFYVQSPCAS; translated from the coding sequence ATGAAGCGACTGTGGGCTTTAATAATCCTTGCACTCCTCATTGCAACCACCGCGCCGCAGGCAGCCGGCTACAACGTGACCGGAAAGGTGAGCGTTGAGATAAGCCCCAACTCGGAGCTGCTGAGCGTCGTTTACTACCTCGCCTTTGGCCGGGGCGACCCCTTCGTCATAGACCGCGGGGGCTACCTCGATGAGGTTGATCGTTACTTCGCCCCCTACAGGAACCACCGCGCGGTTCAGATGCTGCGGGAGCACCTTGAAAACACCTCTTCCATCTCGGAGAGGGATCTTAGGCTGTTCTACACCGAATACTACCTCCTTCTCTGCACGGAACCGCCCGAGCTCCAGCCCTGGGGAAACATCGACGACCCCTGGACGCTCGACTTCATCGAGGCCCTGAGGGACTTCGCCAGGGAGAGCGACTTCATGACCTTTTACAGAACCCACCAGGATTACTACTGGGAAGACCTCGGGATATACACGAACGCGCTCTCGCTCCTGCCACCGGACGAGTTCATGGGCCGCTACACCGACGTTTCCAACGTTCGTTTCGAGTTCCTGCACCCGTTCCTGGTGGCGATACACGGCCACAGCTTCAATCCCCTCAGGGACGGCGTCCAGATATACGGGGCCGGGGGAATGGTGCCGCTCGTGAGACGCGACCCCCAGAGGACTGCCTGGAGCTACAAGACGGCGAGGGACACGATGTTCGGCCTGCCCCTCAACAGGGACTACGTGAACAACACGGGCCTTGACGAGCTTATCTACCTGGGCTTCGTCTACCACGAGCTTGGCCACGACATTACCCTGCCGGGTCTCTACGCCAGCTACGGCGACACCTACTCGCTGGCCTACCTGGAGGACACCATAGAGGAGGACATGCCCTACCTCGCGCGCTACGACATTCACTTCTGGGACAGGACTGGAATGATATACGAGGGCTTCGCCGACGGCTGGCTGGACTTCGCGCTCTCCAACGTGGACCCTGACTACGCGGCTTTAGCAGTGTGGCTCCAGAGGGCCTGGGGCGAGTTCTGGATAGACGAGGTGCTTCAGCTTTACAGGAAGTACACGGCAATGAGCGTCCAGAACTCCGTCCCTCTGGGGGAGTACGTGGACGAGATGCTCGTGGACCTGAGAACCATGATTCCTCCAGATAAGGCGTGGGAGCTTTACAGCGAGCGCGTCCCGGTTACACCGCTGAGGGCCTTCGACAGGGGCGCGGTTGAGGGAGAGGTCATAGTCGTTTACGGAACCCAGAATCCGGATCCCTCTGGAGTGGAGAGGGACAGGGAGACGGCCGAGGCCATAGCCGAGAACCTCAGGGTCTTTTACTCCCAGTGGGACGGGACGGTGGAGGTTTCGATCAAGGCTGACGTGAACGTCACCGGCGATGACCTGGGATCGAACCTGGTGCTGGTCGGAGGGCCTTACTCAAACTCGCTCGTCGATGAGCTGGACGAGCGCTTCCCGCTGCGCTTCGTCCCTGTCGGGAGCGACCGCTGGGTGCTGGAGAAGAGCCCTGACTGGGAGGTCCACTCCTACGTCCTGACTGGGGACGAGGAAGACCCCGTTATCACGGGGGATCTCGGCAGCATCACGGGAACCGCCGTGATAATGGCCGTGAGGAACCCCTACAACCGGGCGAACTACATCGTCTGGGTGGCAGGGGAGAACAGGAACCTGACAGCGCTTTTCCAGAACCCGACGTACTACCTGAGCAGCTACGAAATATGGAGTGAAAAGGGAATAGAGATGGGATTCTACGTTCAGTCTCCCTGTGCTTCCTGA